GATATTGGGCTACACGGAGGGTTTCGTGTGGCTCAGTCTGCGGGCGGTGGCTGACTTGGTAGCGAGGCGGTACGAGGAATTGGCGGGAGGCTTGACGTCCTAACCGTTTGATTGCACACTAGGCATGCTTGTCGGGGGATTCGTGCGCCCGACGAAAACGCAGAGAATGGAGTCTGAACCCGCGCCCTTTGGCCGGTAGTAGGACTTCCCCCGGCCCGCCGCAAGGCGGGCCTTTTTCGTTTCCTGCGCTACTACGCACGTTACCCGAGGATTGCTCATGAAGCGCTTCCTGATCGCGGCGCTGCTGTGCCTGTGCGTGCTTCCGGCATGGGCTCAGCCGTCGGAAGAGCCGACACTGGACGTGACGCTGACGTGGACTGCGCCGACGCAGAACACGGACGGCTCACCGCTCACCGACTTGGTCGGATATCGGATCTATTACGGCACCAGTGAGGGCGGGCCGTACCCGAACGTCGTCTCGGTCATGGACGCGGGCGCCACGCAGTACATCGTGACTGGAGAGACGCTGTCGGAGAACACGACGTACTGCTTCGTGGCGACGGCGGTGAATGCTGCGGGCCTG
This DNA window, taken from Trueperaceae bacterium, encodes the following:
- a CDS encoding fibronectin type III domain-containing protein, giving the protein MKRFLIAALLCLCVLPAWAQPSEEPTLDVTLTWTAPTQNTDGSPLTDLVGYRIYYGTSEGGPYPNVVSVMDAGATQYIVTGETLSENTTYCFVATAVNAAGLESQYSNEACATTPDIPEVPNPPSGVSVTITLNFGGQ